In Gossypium arboreum isolate Shixiya-1 chromosome 6, ASM2569848v2, whole genome shotgun sequence, the following are encoded in one genomic region:
- the LOC108484561 gene encoding ubiquitin-like protein 5 — MIEVVLNDRLGKKVRVKCNDDDTIGDLKKLVAAQTGTRADKIRIQKWYTVYKDHITLKDYEIHDGMGLELYYN; from the coding sequence ATGATCGAGGTGGTATTGAACGACCGGCTAGGGAAGAAGGTGCGCGTGAAGTGCAACGACGACGACACGATCGGAGATCTTAAGAAGCTGGTCGCGGCCCAAACTGGAACTCGGGCCGACAAGATCCGTATCCAGAAGTGGTATACGGTTTACAAGGATCATATTACCCTCAAAGATTACGAGATCCACGACGGTATGGGCCTCGAGCTTTACtacaattaa
- the LOC108485054 gene encoding uncharacterized protein LOC108485054 → MEQILNLIEVDSANSNIKVSITESTMMQILHKSMDKAYRKVKSKTGVIERLNEISKFYQLAVIQLEGCLKFVQQERGNYDLETSQELLLDDLTEIKDRLQGRLKEVESAISDKDKELSERLGNELKLKKALERSEKKRDSLYADLEEHRKNEGIDELFLGSQASIEAGDREGEFCELKHSVDQQVWNIQQQLEPNYQIQDEERNQGIDNKKIEQMGSDIGILKGTLDLAFCKMQNAIFLSELGPIEHQWMWNIERSISAVVIKDLLKGFRENFEDEVKKQELQASLGLRKHLSKVIREINVLIHELRFVSNPDEAQVKKPKEILKARRFLEGQDLGKLGIIKQHGEEDSGNDHGSHVVKMIKNHESIIRGKSEELDLLTRELLGEKSSPPTWKEKDSVNPKQRIQELMVRLESLINSSPEIDDVFFDNKYDCELQKPLKTRPFTDDRTDIKECGAHSMEEIWEQVNKSSVPETRNEAHCSEIKLVKQEMEDSNLQTRLMEDIQLTLFKSLVDEFHVEMLNHHMHFLIKEGMYENFIQEMKTEWNKEMGSAKYDTLFPKATARESHQANSGLDHSEGTVPLLYSENTNLEELIHPDYFFRELWHDIYTFLLREILREWNEYIETFESVSCLSEEICLLVFGEIFRDIINTSNSSLNKLREIKANDNFFETVAMSIKDDVLKVFLADIIKELHMKIYAFSLESLIREDVFQLVIVEAVKQGCIVKETDDRRNRDQSPNNSISADNLRHTLDKLVKFFEDEESLILTACSETKQQKIRLQHVMSRFNFDQHEHCPGFLTYDGNSTNSADIKLEKALLQLDYGKASLNELGSQLGITINNLDPIITTRNCRNPSIDEYLETFFQDIAQMLKSFEFESCMELGRHSLRLEEMEGEVNLVAKLIASLIQKESLYRKAFIRRCENLQMAEAEVDLLGDQVEQLTELLKKIYAKLHQHSPLLHHYFEVSEMLKLIEKEIGER, encoded by the exons ATGGAGCAAATTTTGAATCTGATCGAAGTGGATAGTGCAAATAGTAATATCAAAGTTTCCATAACCGAGTCAACAATGATGCAGATTCTTCACAAATCAATGGACAAAGCATACCGGAAAGTTAAATCAAAAACCGGTGTAATCGAACGTTTGAATGAAATATCGAAATTCTACCAACTCGCGGTGATTCAATTAGAAGGTTGTTTGAAATTCGTTCAACAAGAAAGAGGTAATTACGATCTAGAAACTAGCCAGGAATTATTGCTTGACGACTTGACAGAGATCAAGGATCGGCTTCAAGGTCGACTTAAGGAAGTCGAATCCGCGATTTCTGATAAGGATAAAGAGTTATCGGAGAGATTAGGGAATGAATTGAAGCTTAAAAAGGCATTGGAGAGGAGTGAAAAGAAAAGGGATTCATTGTATGCTGATCTTGAAGAACATAGGAAAAATGAGGGCATTGATGAGTTGTTTCTTGGGAGTCAAGCAAGCATCGAAGCCGGGGATCGAGAAGGCGAATTTTGTGAGTTGAAGCATTCGGTTGATCAGCAGGTGTGGAACATTCAACAACAGCTCGAGCCGAATTATCAGATTCAAGATGAAGAAAGAAATCAAGGGATCGACAATAAGAAAATCGAGCAGATGGGGTCAGATATCGGGATTTTGAAGGGGACTTTAGATCTTGCCTTTTGTAAGATGCAGAATGCAATTTTTTTATCCGAACTCGGGCCGATCGAGCATCAATGGATGTGGAACATTGAGAGATCTATATCTGCAGTTGTGATTAAAGATCTGTTGAAAGGTTTCCGAGAGAATTTTGAAGACGAAGTGAAGAAACAAGAGTTGCAGGCCTCGTTAGGCTTGCGGAAACATTTATCCAAGGTGATTCGAGAGATTAATGTCCTTATCCACGAGCTTCGGTTTGTTAGTAATCCGGATGAGGCTCAAGTCAAGAAACCGAAGGAAATTCTGAAAGCTAGACGTTTTTTGGAGGGTCAAGATCTCGGGAAATTGGGTATAATCAAGCAACACGGAGAAGAGGATTCCGGAAATGATCATGGAAGCCATGTTGTAAAGATGATAAAGAATCATGAGTCTATAATCCGGGGAAAGAGTGAGGAGCTCGATTTGTTGACACGGGAACTTCTTGGAGAAAAATCAAGTCCACCAACATGGAAAGAAAAGGATTCCGTCAATCCGAAACAACGAATTCAAGAACTTATGGTGAGATTGGAGAGTTTAATCAACTCGAGTCCTGAAATAGATGATGTTTTTTTTGATAATAAGTATGATTGTGAACTGCAAAAGCCTCTCAAGACAAGGCCGTTTACAGATGACAGAACCGATATCAAGGAATGCGGTGCTCACAGTATGGAAGAAATATGGGAACAAGTGAACAAAAGCTCAGTTCCTGAAACAagaaatgaagctcattgtagcgaaATAAAGCTTGTGAAACAAGAAATGGAGGATTCAAATCTTCAAACCCGGCTAATGGAAGACATTCAATTAACTCTTTTCAAAAGTTTGGTGGATGAATTTCATGTTGAGATGCTTAATCATCACATGCATTTCCTAATTAAAGAAGGTATGTACGAAAACTTTATCCAGGAAATGAAAACCGAGTGGAACAAGGAAATGGGAAGTGCGAAATACGATACCTTGTTCCCCAAGGCAACGGCGCGTGAAAGTCACCAAGCAAATAGCGGATTAGATCATTCGGAGGGTACGGTGCCGTTACTCTATTCTGAAAACACGAACCTAGAGGAGTTAATTCACCCTGATTACTTCTTTAGAGAACTTTGGCACGACATTTACACGTTCCTCCTGCGGGAAATACTCCGGGAATGGAATGAATATATAGAAACTTTCGAGTCTGTAAGTTGTTTAAGTGAGGAAATTTGCTTGCTTGTCTTTGGTGAGATCTTTAGAGACATTATAAACACTTCCAATTCCTCATTAAACAAACTACGAGAGATCAAAGCCAATGATAACTTCTTCGAAACTGTGGCAATGTCGATCAAGGACGACGTTCTGAAGGTTTTCCTAGCAGATATAATCAAGGAATTACATATGAAAATATATGCATTTAGCCTCGAGAGTCTCATAAGGGAAGATGTTTTTCAATTGGTCATTGTTGAGGCAGTGAAACAAGGTTGCATTGTAAAGGAAACCGATGACCGGAGGAATCGAGACCAAAGTCCGAACAACTCGATCTCTGCCGACAATTTGAGACATACATTAGATAAACTAGTCAAGTTTTTCGAAGACGAAGAATCTCTAATCCTAACCGCCTGTTCCGAAACAAAGCAACAGAAGATCCGCCTTCAACACGTCATGTCCAGATTCAATTTCGACCAACATGAGCATTGTCCCGGGTTTTTAACCTATGATGGAAACAGTACTAATTCAGCAGATATCAAGCTTGAGAAAGCTTTACTACAATTGGATTATGGCAAGGCATCATTGAATGAGTTAGGGTCCCAGTTAGGCATAACAATAAATAATTTAGATCCAATTATTACCACTAGAAATTGCAGGAATCCCTCCATTGATGAATATCTTGAAACCTTCTTCCAGGATATAGCGCAAATGTTGAAGAGTTTCGAGTTCGAATCATGTATGGAATTAGGAAGGCATTCTTTGAG GTTAGAAGAAATGGAGGGTGAGGTAAATTTAGTTGCTAAGCTCATTGCCTCACTCATCCAAAAGGAATCACTTTACAGGAAAGCTTTCATAAGGAGATGTGAGAATCTACAAATGGCTGAAGCTGAG GTGGACCTTCTTGGAGATCAAGTGGAGCAACTTACAGAACTACTTAAGAAGATATATGCAAAACTACATCAACATTCTCCACTTTTGCACCACTATTTTgag GTTTCAGAAATGTTGAAGCTAATAGAGAAAGAAATAGGAGAAAGATGA